In Chryseobacterium gleum, a single genomic region encodes these proteins:
- the bglX gene encoding beta-glucosidase BglX: protein MKRVYFLLAFSAFGLNAYGQKTIDQKVAELLSKMTLEEKVGQMVQYSGFEYATGPQHSNSAAVLDEIKKGKVGSMLNVAGSEETRAFQKLAMQSRLKIPLLFGQDVIHGYRTTFPVNIGQAASWDLGMIEKSERIAATEAAAYGIHWTFAPMVDIARDPRWGRVMEGSGEDTYLGTKIGLARIKGFQGKGLGSLDAVMACAKHFAAYGAAVGGRDYNSVDMSLRQLNETYLPPFKAAAEAGVATFMNSFNDINGIPATANQYIQRNLLKGKWNYKGFVVSDWGSIGEMIPHGYAKDAAQAAERAVQGGSDMDMESRVYMAELPKLVKEGKVDAKLVDDAAGRILTKKFQMGLFDDPYRFSNEKRQKEQTDNQENRKFGREFGSKSIVLLKNHGNILPLSKNTKTVALIGPFGKETVANHGFWSVAFKDDNQRIVSQFDGIKNQLDKNSTLLYAKGCNVDDQDKTQFAEAIETARRADVVIMTLGEGHAMSGEAKSRSNIGFTGVQEDLLQEIAKTGKPIILMINAGRPLIFNWASDNIPAIMYTWWLGTEAGNSIADVLFGKVNPGGKLPMTFPRTEGQIPVYYNHYNTGRPAKNNTDRNYVSAYIDLDNDPKYPFGYGLSYTDFKYSDMVLSSANLTGNQTLNISVTVSNTGKYDGEEVVQLYVRDLFGKVVRPVKELKGFQKVFIKKGESKKIDFKLTPEDLKFFDDELNFDWEGGEFDIMIGTDSQHVQTKRISWSK from the coding sequence ATGAAAAGAGTTTATTTCTTACTGGCATTTTCCGCATTTGGACTGAATGCTTACGGACAAAAGACAATTGATCAGAAAGTAGCAGAGCTATTGTCTAAAATGACCCTGGAGGAAAAAGTAGGACAAATGGTTCAATACAGCGGGTTCGAATATGCTACAGGACCTCAGCATTCCAATTCGGCTGCTGTTTTAGACGAAATTAAAAAAGGAAAAGTAGGTTCTATGCTGAATGTTGCAGGATCGGAAGAAACCAGAGCCTTTCAAAAACTCGCGATGCAGTCAAGGCTTAAAATTCCTTTACTTTTCGGACAGGACGTTATCCATGGATACCGGACAACCTTTCCGGTGAATATAGGGCAGGCAGCAAGCTGGGATCTGGGAATGATTGAAAAGTCTGAAAGAATAGCTGCTACAGAAGCTGCAGCTTATGGTATTCACTGGACATTTGCTCCAATGGTGGATATTGCCAGAGATCCGAGATGGGGAAGGGTAATGGAAGGTTCCGGAGAAGACACCTATCTTGGAACAAAAATCGGACTGGCAAGAATTAAAGGATTCCAGGGTAAGGGTTTAGGAAGTCTGGATGCTGTGATGGCCTGTGCCAAGCACTTTGCAGCGTACGGAGCCGCTGTGGGCGGAAGAGATTACAATTCTGTGGATATGAGTCTCAGACAGCTGAACGAAACTTATCTTCCTCCATTCAAAGCAGCTGCAGAGGCAGGAGTAGCTACTTTTATGAATTCCTTCAATGATATTAACGGAATTCCGGCAACAGCCAACCAATATATTCAGAGAAATCTTTTAAAAGGAAAATGGAATTATAAAGGTTTTGTCGTTTCAGACTGGGGAAGTATCGGGGAAATGATTCCCCATGGTTATGCAAAAGATGCAGCCCAGGCAGCAGAAAGAGCTGTGCAGGGCGGAAGTGATATGGATATGGAAAGCCGTGTTTATATGGCAGAACTTCCCAAACTGGTTAAAGAAGGAAAAGTAGATGCAAAACTGGTAGACGATGCGGCAGGAAGAATCTTAACCAAGAAATTCCAAATGGGACTTTTCGATGATCCTTACAGATTCAGCAATGAAAAAAGGCAAAAAGAACAAACCGATAATCAGGAAAACAGAAAATTCGGGAGGGAATTTGGTTCAAAAAGTATTGTTCTTCTTAAAAACCATGGAAATATTCTTCCGCTTTCAAAAAATACAAAGACAGTTGCCCTGATTGGCCCTTTCGGGAAAGAAACAGTAGCGAATCACGGCTTCTGGTCAGTTGCTTTCAAAGATGACAACCAAAGAATTGTTTCTCAATTTGACGGAATTAAAAATCAGCTGGATAAAAACTCCACTTTATTATATGCCAAAGGCTGTAATGTGGATGATCAGGATAAAACACAGTTTGCAGAAGCAATAGAAACAGCCAGAAGAGCTGACGTAGTGATTATGACATTGGGAGAAGGACATGCGATGAGTGGAGAAGCAAAAAGCAGAAGCAATATCGGATTTACGGGCGTCCAGGAAGATTTGTTGCAGGAAATTGCCAAAACCGGAAAACCAATTATTCTGATGATCAATGCCGGAAGACCTCTTATTTTCAACTGGGCATCAGACAATATTCCTGCCATTATGTACACATGGTGGCTGGGAACCGAAGCCGGAAACTCTATTGCAGATGTTCTGTTTGGGAAGGTGAATCCAGGAGGAAAGCTTCCGATGACTTTCCCAAGAACAGAAGGTCAGATTCCTGTGTATTACAATCATTACAATACGGGAAGACCTGCAAAAAATAATACAGACAGAAATTATGTTTCAGCATATATAGATCTTGATAATGATCCGAAATATCCGTTTGGATACGGCTTAAGTTACACAGATTTCAAATACTCTGATATGGTTTTAAGTTCTGCAAACCTTACAGGAAACCAGACATTGAACATCAGTGTTACGGTTTCCAATACAGGAAAGTATGATGGAGAAGAGGTCGTGCAACTTTATGTTAGGGATCTTTTTGGAAAAGTAGTAAGACCTGTAAAAGAGTTAAAAGGATTCCAGAAAGTATTCATCAAAAAAGGCGAAAGCAAAAAGATCGATTTTAAACTTACCCCCGAAGATTTGAAATTCTTTGATGATGAGCTGAATTTTGACTGGGAAGGCGGAGAATTTGATATTATGATTGGAACTGACTCTCAACATGTACAGACCAAAAGAATTAGCTGGAGCAAATAA
- a CDS encoding glycoside hydrolase family 16 protein — MNLKAKNIIKICATVTTFISVLNCASHKPDSHRTLIWSDEFNGKGLPDSSKWNYDVGGGGFGNEEAQFYTKSRLENARMEKGNLIIEARKENWENNKYTSARLLTKGKFAFQYGTVEVRAKLPKGRGTWPAIWMMSENMKKWPDDGELDIMEHVGYNQGFIHASVHTKKYNHIQGTQKTDTLFVKDASEKFHVYKADWTPEKIDVYIDDQKFFTYENKEKNNDAWPFNRPYFIILNLAVGGFWGGKEGIDDAVFPQKYYIDYVRVYQNK; from the coding sequence ATGAATCTTAAGGCTAAAAATATCATTAAAATATGTGCCACAGTAACCACCTTCATTTCTGTTCTGAACTGTGCTTCACACAAGCCGGATTCTCACAGAACACTTATTTGGAGTGATGAATTTAATGGTAAAGGTCTTCCTGATTCGTCAAAATGGAATTATGATGTAGGAGGAGGTGGTTTTGGGAATGAGGAAGCTCAGTTTTACACCAAAAGCAGACTTGAAAACGCCAGAATGGAAAAGGGAAACCTGATTATTGAAGCCAGAAAAGAAAACTGGGAAAACAATAAATATACTTCCGCAAGGCTTTTAACCAAAGGAAAATTTGCCTTCCAGTATGGAACAGTAGAAGTAAGGGCAAAGCTGCCCAAAGGCCGCGGAACATGGCCCGCCATATGGATGATGAGCGAGAATATGAAGAAATGGCCGGATGACGGCGAACTGGATATCATGGAACATGTAGGATACAATCAGGGATTTATACATGCTTCTGTTCATACCAAAAAATATAATCACATTCAGGGAACCCAGAAAACCGATACACTGTTTGTAAAAGATGCAAGCGAAAAGTTTCATGTCTATAAAGCAGACTGGACACCGGAAAAAATAGATGTTTATATCGATGACCAAAAGTTTTTCACCTATGAGAATAAAGAGAAAAATAATGATGCATGGCCTTTTAACAGACCTTACTTTATCATTTTAAATCTTGCAGTAGGTGGTTTTTGGGGAGGAAAAGAAGGCATTGATGATGCTGTTTTTCCACAAAAGTATTACATAGACTATGTAAGAGTCTATCAAAATAAATAA
- a CDS encoding glycoside hydrolase family 30 protein: MRKIIVSCFVVGVVISVNAQNYWKKNAGKTAKVILTNSKANEKMADKGAVKFEQFGQPKETEACIFVAPNFKYQKLIGIGGAITDASAETFYKMPKNKQKEILDAYFGKNGLGYTVVRTNMNSCDFSSDSYTYVEDNDTSLKTFNIAHDEKYKIPMIKEAQKAIGNNFTFYFSPWSPPAWMKSNKSLYKGGRLENQYYQTWADYYIKFIKEYEKRGINIWGLTVQNEPMATQSWESCIYTAEEEGEFLKKNLGPTLWKNGYKDKKVMIWDHNRDLIYQRATTTLSDPETSKYASGIGYHWYETWNNKTQLFDNLAETHRAFPDKFLAFTEGCKEQFSMDKIYDVSLGELYSKNMLNDFNKGNALWTDWNILLDETGGPNHKGNFCFAPIIADTKTGEVFYTYEYYYIGHVSKYIKPNAQRIGSSSNRAALTSSAFMNENGQLVTVIMNDSDNDIETNLWIEGMAAKLNAPAHSIQTVIL, translated from the coding sequence ATGAGAAAAATAATTGTAAGTTGTTTTGTAGTAGGTGTTGTCATCAGTGTCAATGCTCAGAATTATTGGAAAAAGAATGCAGGAAAAACAGCTAAAGTAATCCTTACCAACTCGAAAGCGAATGAAAAGATGGCGGATAAAGGAGCAGTTAAATTTGAACAATTCGGGCAGCCTAAAGAAACCGAAGCCTGTATTTTTGTGGCTCCTAATTTTAAATATCAGAAACTGATAGGAATAGGCGGTGCCATTACAGACGCCTCAGCAGAAACTTTTTATAAAATGCCAAAGAACAAGCAGAAGGAAATTCTGGATGCTTATTTTGGAAAAAACGGATTGGGATACACTGTCGTACGTACCAATATGAATTCCTGTGACTTCTCCAGTGATTCCTATACTTATGTAGAAGACAATGATACTTCCCTGAAGACTTTCAATATTGCACATGATGAGAAGTATAAGATTCCGATGATCAAAGAAGCTCAGAAAGCAATAGGAAATAATTTTACCTTCTATTTTTCTCCGTGGAGCCCGCCAGCCTGGATGAAATCCAACAAAAGTTTATACAAAGGAGGAAGATTGGAGAATCAATACTACCAGACGTGGGCAGATTATTATATCAAATTTATTAAAGAATACGAAAAGAGAGGAATTAACATCTGGGGATTGACTGTTCAGAATGAACCAATGGCTACCCAAAGCTGGGAATCATGTATCTATACTGCCGAAGAAGAAGGGGAGTTCCTGAAAAAGAACCTTGGACCAACCCTTTGGAAGAACGGATATAAAGATAAAAAAGTAATGATCTGGGATCACAATAGAGACCTTATCTATCAAAGAGCAACAACCACATTAAGCGATCCTGAAACCTCAAAATATGCCAGCGGTATTGGCTATCACTGGTATGAAACATGGAATAACAAAACACAGCTTTTTGATAATTTAGCAGAAACGCACAGAGCTTTTCCGGATAAATTCCTGGCTTTTACTGAAGGATGTAAAGAACAGTTCAGTATGGATAAAATCTATGATGTAAGCCTGGGTGAGCTGTACAGTAAAAACATGCTGAATGATTTTAACAAAGGAAATGCTTTATGGACCGACTGGAATATTTTATTGGATGAAACCGGCGGACCTAACCATAAAGGTAACTTCTGCTTTGCCCCGATTATTGCAGATACCAAAACAGGCGAGGTGTTCTATACTTACGAATACTATTATATAGGCCATGTTTCAAAATATATCAAACCCAATGCCCAGAGAATCGGAAGCTCGTCCAACAGAGCCGCGCTTACATCTTCCGCTTTTATGAATGAAAACGGACAGCTGGTAACCGTTATCATGAACGATTCCGACAATGATATTGAAACCAATCTATGGATAGAAGGAATGGCTGCAAAACTAAATGCCCCGGCACACTCTATACAGACCGTAATTTTATAG
- a CDS encoding enoyl-ACP reductase FabI: MSYGLLKGKKGIIFGALNEQSIAWKVAERCHEEGAEFILSNAPIALRMGELNGLAEKTGSEVIGADATSVEDLEKLFDAAVAKFGKIDFILHSIGMSINVRKGKHYTEMNYDWLEKGWDISAVSFHKVMRVAWEKDCMNEWGSILALTYIAAQRTFPDYNDMSDNKAYLESIARTFGNYWGERKVRVNTVSQSPTMTTAGSGVKGFGGFLGYAEDMSPLGNATALECADYCVTLFSDLTKKVTMQNLFHDGGFSSSGVTQKVISKYDTEK; this comes from the coding sequence ATGTCATACGGTTTACTTAAAGGCAAAAAGGGAATTATTTTTGGAGCCCTTAATGAACAATCTATCGCATGGAAAGTTGCTGAAAGATGCCATGAGGAAGGTGCTGAATTTATCTTATCTAATGCACCTATCGCATTGAGAATGGGAGAACTTAATGGTTTAGCAGAAAAAACAGGTTCTGAAGTAATAGGTGCTGATGCTACTTCTGTAGAAGATCTTGAAAAACTTTTTGATGCCGCTGTTGCAAAATTTGGAAAAATCGACTTTATCCTTCACTCTATCGGGATGTCTATCAACGTTAGAAAAGGAAAACACTATACAGAAATGAACTACGACTGGTTGGAAAAAGGCTGGGATATTTCCGCTGTTTCTTTCCATAAAGTAATGCGTGTGGCTTGGGAAAAAGACTGTATGAATGAATGGGGAAGTATTCTGGCCCTTACTTATATTGCCGCTCAGAGAACATTCCCGGATTACAATGATATGTCTGATAACAAAGCGTATCTTGAAAGTATTGCAAGAACTTTCGGAAACTACTGGGGAGAAAGAAAAGTACGTGTAAACACAGTTTCACAGTCTCCTACAATGACTACTGCCGGAAGTGGTGTGAAAGGGTTCGGAGGATTCCTTGGATACGCAGAAGATATGTCTCCGCTAGGAAATGCTACCGCTCTTGAATGTGCAGACTACTGTGTAACATTATTCTCTGATCTTACTAAAAAAGTAACCATGCAGAACCTGTTCCATGACGGAGGTTTCAGCAGCTCAGGAGTTACTCAGAAAGTGATCAGTAAATATGATACTGAAAAATAA
- a CDS encoding DNA-3-methyladenine glycosylase I, whose amino-acid sequence MKKIRCGWCEKDDLYRKYHDEEWGRPVYDDETIFEFLVLESFQAGLSWYTILSKRENFRKAFDHFDYSKVAAYSDKKIEELMNNPGIIRNRLKILAAVTNAHRFMDVQKEFGSFSQYIWAFIDGKPIDNLPEKLSDVPATTEISDLISKDLKKRGFKFVGSTVVYAHMQATGMVNDHLKSCFTRKIITY is encoded by the coding sequence ATGAAAAAAATACGTTGTGGCTGGTGTGAAAAAGATGATCTCTACAGGAAATATCATGATGAAGAATGGGGAAGACCGGTCTATGATGATGAAACCATATTTGAATTTTTAGTTCTTGAAAGCTTCCAGGCCGGTTTAAGCTGGTATACTATTTTATCAAAAAGGGAAAATTTCAGAAAAGCTTTTGACCATTTTGATTATAGTAAAGTGGCGGCATATTCTGACAAAAAAATTGAAGAACTTATGAACAATCCCGGAATTATAAGAAACAGGCTTAAAATTCTGGCCGCAGTTACCAATGCTCATAGATTTATGGATGTTCAGAAAGAATTTGGAAGTTTTTCCCAATACATCTGGGCTTTTATTGATGGAAAACCAATTGATAACCTACCTGAAAAATTGTCTGATGTTCCTGCTACAACAGAAATTTCTGATCTTATTTCGAAAGATCTTAAAAAGAGAGGATTTAAATTTGTAGGATCTACTGTAGTTTATGCCCATATGCAGGCTACCGGAATGGTCAATGATCATTTAAAAAGCTGCTTTACCAGAAAAATCATAACTTATTGA
- a CDS encoding NAD-binding protein — protein MKKIGIIGYGWLGERIESALSEKYTISATTTTEDKVHTLHSKGINAIVASFPDYQLSEPVSRWEEIKDMDVLIITIPVSEKSCCVSSLYNRIQNLSAFIGDFNGQMFLMSSTGVYPDIAKEFTEEDVPFEKVSGERMLRNKYPQLNILRLGGLMGDNRLLKNYNVGNLDHAANHIHYADISGIISEMIEQKTESKLYNVTAPIHPAKSQVINAQKDIPDEKEFEVKGKKVLSSKLVSELDYTFQYPDPRIFHI, from the coding sequence ATGAAGAAAATAGGAATTATAGGTTATGGCTGGCTGGGAGAAAGAATAGAATCCGCGTTATCGGAAAAGTATACAATATCAGCTACGACAACTACAGAGGATAAAGTGCACACACTACATTCTAAAGGCATCAATGCCATAGTAGCATCTTTCCCAGATTATCAATTGTCTGAACCTGTTTCCCGGTGGGAAGAAATTAAAGATATGGATGTTTTGATTATTACCATCCCTGTTTCTGAGAAAAGCTGCTGTGTAAGTTCTTTATATAACAGGATTCAGAATCTCTCAGCCTTTATCGGAGATTTTAATGGGCAGATGTTTCTGATGAGTTCCACAGGTGTTTATCCTGATATTGCTAAAGAATTCACAGAAGAAGATGTTCCTTTTGAGAAAGTATCAGGAGAAAGAATGCTTAGGAATAAATATCCTCAACTGAATATTCTGAGACTTGGCGGTCTGATGGGAGACAACAGGCTTTTAAAAAATTATAATGTCGGCAACCTTGATCATGCGGCGAATCATATTCATTATGCTGATATCAGTGGGATTATCTCAGAAATGATTGAACAGAAAACTGAATCTAAACTATACAATGTAACGGCTCCCATTCATCCTGCAAAAAGTCAGGTAATCAATGCACAGAAAGATATTCCGGATGAAAAAGAATTTGAGGTGAAAGGGAAGAAGGTTCTGTCTTCAAAACTTGTTTCAGAGCTGGATTATACATTTCAATATCCAGATCCTAGAATATTCCATATATAG
- a CDS encoding class I SAM-dependent methyltransferase codes for MKIKSKLSKYLRKLKLLRFADQIRFYYTWLKMYKKNKQFRSLHPHTKLPKDYLMYESFLLDYDSYYNGGKVTADWIISLINKHYKQIKHLKILDWGCGPGRVIRHMPTLLEESNQFFATDYNEDSINWCSKNIHHVDFSKNKLSPPLSYENDFFDIIYGISIFTHLSEKMHIEWIKELRRVLKKDGILIVSLQGNNFKLKLTSTELKEFTNGKLVVRGNTKEGHRMYSAFHPETFVKCLFKDFTILNHIVYSDDLAKKNIPQDIWVLKK; via the coding sequence ATGAAAATAAAAAGTAAGTTATCCAAGTATTTAAGGAAACTAAAATTACTCCGTTTCGCTGACCAAATTAGGTTTTATTATACATGGTTGAAAATGTATAAAAAAAATAAGCAATTCAGGTCACTTCATCCACATACTAAACTTCCTAAAGATTATTTAATGTATGAGTCCTTTTTATTAGATTATGACAGCTATTATAACGGAGGGAAAGTAACAGCCGACTGGATTATAAGTTTAATTAATAAACACTATAAACAAATTAAACATCTAAAAATTTTAGATTGGGGATGTGGTCCGGGGAGAGTAATTAGACATATGCCAACTCTTTTGGAAGAGAGTAATCAATTTTTTGCCACAGATTATAATGAAGATTCAATTAATTGGTGTTCAAAAAATATACATCATGTTGATTTTTCAAAAAATAAACTATCTCCACCATTATCATATGAAAATGATTTTTTTGATATCATTTATGGGATCTCAATTTTTACGCATCTATCTGAGAAAATGCATATCGAATGGATCAAGGAACTAAGAAGGGTTTTAAAAAAGGATGGTATATTGATTGTAAGCCTGCAGGGAAACAATTTTAAATTAAAACTTACTTCCACAGAGCTAAAAGAATTTACTAATGGAAAACTTGTTGTACGAGGTAATACAAAAGAAGGGCATAGGATGTATTCTGCTTTCCATCCGGAAACATTTGTAAAATGCTTATTTAAAGATTTTACTATACTTAATCATATTGTTTATTCTGATGATCTGGCTAAAAAAAATATCCCTCAAGATATTTGGGTATTAAAAAAATAA